From Candidatus Binatia bacterium, the proteins below share one genomic window:
- a CDS encoding SDR family oxidoreductase — translation MRLTSYGGKTAFVTGASSGMGRLLAVRFAAAGANLALVARRETELAGVAAEIERLGSRALVLPCDVADRTQVFAAADLAVRKFGGVDILVNNAGYGRHRRFLDWDVDDIERIVRVNFLGTVYATKALLPQMVERGAGWIVFMASVAGKIGVPDESAYAASKFAMVGLAEALSIEVEDAGVHVLTVCPGAIDTDFFDAEALKRMPAVARRTLTAPRRVVDAVVEALARGKREITVPRFIGAGYVVKALAPEFMRRNTKRTTIGGRRR, via the coding sequence ATGCGTCTGACGTCTTACGGCGGCAAGACGGCGTTCGTGACCGGAGCATCGAGCGGCATGGGCCGGCTGCTGGCGGTGCGTTTCGCGGCCGCCGGAGCCAACCTCGCCCTGGTGGCGCGGCGCGAAACCGAACTGGCCGGCGTGGCCGCCGAAATCGAGCGTCTCGGGAGCCGCGCCCTCGTGCTGCCCTGCGACGTTGCCGACCGCACCCAGGTCTTCGCGGCGGCGGATCTGGCGGTACGCAAGTTCGGCGGCGTCGACATCCTGGTGAACAACGCCGGCTACGGACGCCATCGCCGCTTCCTCGATTGGGACGTCGACGACATCGAACGCATCGTCCGCGTCAACTTCCTCGGCACGGTGTACGCTACCAAGGCGTTGCTGCCCCAGATGGTCGAGCGGGGAGCGGGCTGGATCGTCTTCATGGCCTCGGTCGCCGGCAAGATCGGCGTGCCGGACGAGAGCGCCTACGCGGCCTCGAAGTTCGCCATGGTCGGTCTCGCCGAGGCGCTGTCGATCGAGGTCGAGGACGCGGGAGTTCACGTGCTCACCGTCTGCCCGGGAGCGATCGACACGGATTTCTTCGATGCGGAGGCTTTGAAGCGCATGCCTGCCGTGGCGCGGCGTACGCTGACGGCGCCGCGTCGCGTGGTCGATGCCGTCGTGGAAGCCCTCGCTCGCGGCAAGAGAGAGATCACCGTGCCGCGGTTTATCGGCGCCGGCTACGTCGTCAAGGCACTGGCGCCGGAGTTCATGCGTCGTAACACGAAACGTACGACGATCGGCGGCCGCCGCCGGTAA
- a CDS encoding TonB-dependent receptor: MCLPRGRPDPIRILLGIAAVCVVGLCTDVRARAEEPPPVSAQREMLLFDEPVITAAAKREQRVSDAPAAVSVITRADIRRFGYRTLAEALRSLRGFYSTYDRSYDYIGVRGFQLPGDYNNRLLLLVNGHTYNNSVYQQAPVGFDFGIDMEAIERIEVVRGPGSALYGGSAMFAVINVITTGARDLPGVRALFEVGSFQRLRGQVSAGHVFGNGIEVFASGSIVDIAGPHELYFPAYQSPETNNGIAVDVDGESAYDVFVSARYGDLFVQGGANRRDKNIPTGSFDTTFNDPGNDQIDERWFAEAQYTLRDLLPKLQASARLFYDGYRYHGIFVYGSGDERYQNEDLALSNWLGGELRAEYEIFARNYLMLGTEASYYPDLSQENYDVPGDVLLDDAHDLNNWGVYAQDEWGLPYDLTLLVGVRFDRYYNRFQQASPRAALMWKPRPTTNAKFLFGQAFRAPSPFELYYQTSSEGFSFIANPDIEPETITTYEGVLEQDLWYGVSAAASVYYWDLADLISLEAVQDLPDTYAYLNSGDAHAAGFEIEVRVPLPHDVMAGASYSLQDARRAGGGRLTNSPQNLGHLGATFPLPFGVQGGAELDIVGPRRTLQGSDVATTTIANLNLNYATPLEGLGVSAGFYNLFDQTYADPGGPDLRENVIRQNGFTFRVQVRYAF; the protein is encoded by the coding sequence ATGTGTCTGCCCCGGGGCCGGCCTGACCCGATACGCATCCTGCTGGGCATCGCTGCGGTCTGCGTTGTCGGTTTGTGTACCGACGTCCGGGCGCGCGCGGAGGAGCCGCCGCCGGTGTCTGCGCAGCGCGAAATGCTGCTGTTCGACGAACCGGTCATCACCGCGGCGGCCAAGCGCGAGCAACGCGTGTCGGACGCTCCGGCCGCCGTCAGCGTCATCACGCGCGCGGACATCAGGCGCTTCGGTTATCGCACCCTGGCCGAGGCGCTGCGTTCGCTGCGCGGCTTCTACAGCACTTACGACCGCAGTTACGACTACATCGGCGTGCGCGGTTTTCAGCTCCCCGGCGACTACAACAACCGCCTCCTGCTGCTCGTCAACGGCCATACGTACAACAACTCCGTCTACCAGCAGGCGCCGGTCGGCTTCGATTTCGGCATCGACATGGAAGCGATCGAACGCATCGAAGTCGTGCGCGGTCCCGGCTCGGCGCTTTACGGCGGCAGCGCCATGTTTGCCGTCATCAACGTGATCACCACCGGCGCCCGCGATCTCCCCGGTGTGCGGGCGCTTTTCGAGGTGGGCAGCTTCCAGCGCCTGCGCGGACAGGTGTCGGCGGGTCATGTGTTCGGCAATGGGATCGAGGTCTTCGCCAGCGGCTCGATCGTCGACATCGCGGGCCCGCACGAGCTGTATTTCCCGGCCTATCAATCGCCCGAGACCAACAACGGCATCGCCGTCGACGTCGACGGGGAGAGCGCCTACGACGTCTTCGTCAGCGCCCGCTATGGCGACCTGTTCGTGCAGGGCGGCGCCAACCGGCGCGACAAGAACATCCCGACCGGCAGCTTCGACACCACCTTCAACGATCCGGGCAACGACCAGATCGACGAGCGCTGGTTTGCCGAAGCGCAGTACACCTTGCGCGATTTGCTCCCGAAGTTGCAGGCGTCGGCCCGCCTTTTCTACGACGGCTACCGCTACCACGGCATCTTCGTTTACGGCAGCGGCGACGAGCGCTACCAGAACGAGGACCTCGCCTTGAGCAACTGGCTGGGTGGTGAGTTGCGCGCCGAGTACGAGATCTTCGCCCGCAACTACCTGATGCTCGGCACCGAGGCGTCCTACTACCCCGACCTCTCGCAGGAAAACTACGACGTGCCGGGCGACGTCCTGCTCGACGACGCGCACGACCTGAACAACTGGGGCGTCTACGCCCAGGACGAATGGGGACTGCCGTACGACCTCACTCTGCTCGTCGGAGTACGATTCGACCGTTACTACAACCGCTTCCAGCAGGCGAGCCCGCGCGCGGCTCTCATGTGGAAGCCGCGACCGACCACAAACGCGAAGTTCCTGTTCGGTCAGGCATTCCGCGCCCCGAGTCCGTTCGAGCTTTACTATCAGACCTCCAGCGAAGGCTTTAGCTTCATCGCCAACCCCGACATCGAGCCGGAAACGATCACGACTTACGAGGGCGTGCTGGAGCAGGATCTCTGGTACGGCGTCAGTGCCGCCGCGTCGGTGTATTACTGGGACCTGGCCGATCTGATCTCCCTCGAAGCGGTGCAAGATCTGCCGGACACGTACGCTTACCTGAACAGCGGCGACGCGCACGCCGCCGGTTTCGAAATCGAGGTTCGCGTGCCGTTGCCCCACGATGTCATGGCCGGGGCCTCGTACTCGTTGCAGGACGCCCGCCGGGCGGGTGGCGGGCGCCTGACCAACTCGCCCCAGAACCTCGGCCATCTGGGCGCGACCTTCCCGCTGCCGTTCGGAGTGCAGGGGGGTGCGGAGTTGGACATCGTCGGGCCGCGCAGGACCCTGCAAGGCAGCGACGTCGCCACCACAACGATCGCCAATCTCAACCTGAACTACGCTACGCCCCTCGAAGGTCTGGGGGTGTCGGCCGGATTCTACAACCTCTTCGATCAGACTTATGCCGATCCGGGGGGGCCGGACCTGCGCGAAAACGTGATCCGGCAGAACGGCTTCACGTTCCGGGTTCAGGTTCGATACGCTTTCTGA
- a CDS encoding ABC transporter substrate-binding protein, translated as MKSGLKRFLAILSLLVAEWAAAGSVPRVAIVKSSSVGPFDEAMKAIVAVLAGAAPQPEVLTFDLDGDPARGAPVFADVRRAAPQLVVTIGSLATAAALKEDVAAPLVFSMVLYPQQSGFLSVPGRRVTGASLDIPLDVQFAYLRRLFPNRLRVGVLYHPAETGAVVEEARGTAARHGFELVGRQVDDPTRALAELEKLMNEVDVLWSVADGHVFTSQNTSALILATMRRGKPLFGLSTAQVRAGALAALSSDYTDIGKQTGEVAVAVLRAGDAPVPTAVPRKVGLALNLRTAEHLGVNIPPDLQSEAREVIR; from the coding sequence ATGAAATCCGGCCTCAAGCGTTTTTTGGCGATCCTCAGCCTGCTGGTCGCCGAGTGGGCGGCTGCCGGCAGCGTGCCGCGTGTGGCGATCGTCAAGAGCAGTTCCGTCGGTCCCTTCGACGAGGCCATGAAGGCGATTGTGGCGGTGCTGGCCGGCGCCGCGCCGCAGCCCGAGGTGCTCACCTTCGATCTGGACGGCGACCCGGCTCGCGGCGCGCCGGTGTTCGCCGACGTGCGCCGCGCCGCGCCGCAGTTGGTGGTGACCATCGGCTCGCTGGCCACGGCCGCGGCATTGAAGGAAGATGTCGCGGCGCCGCTGGTGTTCTCGATGGTGCTCTATCCGCAACAGAGCGGTTTCCTCTCGGTTCCGGGACGCCGCGTGACCGGGGCATCGCTGGACATCCCGCTCGACGTGCAGTTCGCCTACCTGCGCCGGTTGTTTCCGAACCGACTCCGCGTCGGCGTTTTGTACCACCCTGCCGAGACCGGCGCGGTGGTCGAGGAGGCGCGCGGCACCGCCGCCCGCCACGGCTTCGAACTGGTTGGCCGACAGGTCGACGATCCGACCCGCGCGCTTGCGGAGTTGGAAAAGCTCATGAACGAGGTCGACGTACTGTGGTCGGTAGCCGACGGCCACGTGTTTACGTCGCAAAACACTTCGGCGTTGATCCTTGCCACCATGCGCCGCGGCAAACCGCTGTTCGGGCTGTCAACCGCGCAAGTGCGCGCCGGGGCGCTGGCCGCTCTGTCGTCGGACTACACCGACATCGGCAAGCAGACCGGGGAGGTGGCAGTGGCCGTGCTCCGAGCCGGCGACGCGCCCGTGCCGACGGCGGTGCCGCGCAAAGTTGGGCTTGCGCTCAACCTCCGCACGGCCGAACATCTTGGTGTGAACATCCCGCCCGACCTGCAATCGGAGGCCCGGGAGGTAATCCGGTGA
- a CDS encoding ATP-binding protein — protein sequence MNAAAPAKARHASTTWGFSTRLAVAMSLLMVGACVVLSWVLVQRSLDEIRTSMRNRGQTIADHFALQAELTVLSGDVDGLARIAGAACAHPDVVRCRVVDRTGRQLLSIAGDAGTGATVEGSEEAADSWTGRPAEVWEFRAPVVTTDAPLQREELGFLGDSAVEERLARAPRREIGTAIVGVSSAPLRALRQRVFVTAASFTALVTLIGIAMAVLFAKAITRPLAALAKATEKIAGGELHTTVPVSRSDEVGHLAESFNEMVQSLARSRAEIEEHNRTLEERVRARTERLEAMNRDLMEAKTAAEAGNRAKSEFLANVSHEIRTPMNGVMGMIDLLLDTPLNEEQHEYAATVRESASTLLEIINDILDFSKIEAGRFELDVGEFDLRHALDAVTKPLGIRATQKGLTLTYAIGADVPEVIVGDGRRLQQVLINLVGNAIKFTDRGSVSIEVENASPAANDEIDLHFTVRDTGIGIPRDKQLSIFNAFEQADNSLTRNYGGTGLGLAISAKLVDLMGGRMWVESDLGRGSAFHFAAKLRKATAVRKPAPAVVAPPSPTAVAPATRALHVLVAEDNAINQKLIVRVLEKLGHTAVVAADGNAALAALDRERFDLALMDVQMPRLGGFEATAAIREREKATGAHLPIVALTAHAVKGDEQRCLAAGMDAYLSKPVEAAALAATMERLMEEHAARAESALAREPAVSKIRDVSQTPR from the coding sequence GTGAACGCCGCGGCGCCGGCGAAGGCCCGCCACGCATCGACGACCTGGGGTTTTTCGACCCGCCTGGCGGTGGCGATGTCGCTGCTCATGGTCGGGGCCTGCGTCGTTTTGAGCTGGGTGCTCGTGCAGCGCAGTCTGGACGAGATCCGTACGAGCATGCGCAATCGTGGCCAGACCATCGCCGATCACTTTGCCCTTCAGGCCGAACTCACTGTGTTGAGCGGCGACGTCGACGGCCTGGCGCGGATTGCAGGTGCAGCGTGCGCGCACCCCGATGTGGTTCGATGCCGGGTCGTCGACCGCACCGGGCGCCAGCTCCTGTCGATCGCGGGCGACGCGGGCACGGGAGCCACCGTGGAGGGATCGGAGGAAGCTGCGGACAGTTGGACCGGCCGGCCCGCCGAGGTGTGGGAATTCCGGGCGCCGGTGGTAACGACGGACGCACCGCTGCAGCGCGAGGAGCTTGGCTTCCTCGGCGACTCTGCGGTCGAGGAACGGCTGGCGCGCGCGCCGCGGCGCGAGATCGGCACGGCGATCGTGGGCGTGTCTTCCGCGCCGCTGCGGGCGCTGCGCCAGCGAGTCTTCGTGACCGCCGCTTCGTTCACCGCGTTGGTGACGTTGATAGGTATTGCCATGGCGGTGCTCTTCGCCAAGGCCATCACGCGGCCGCTGGCCGCCCTGGCGAAGGCCACCGAGAAGATCGCCGGCGGCGAGCTGCACACCACGGTACCCGTGAGTAGAAGCGATGAAGTCGGGCATCTTGCGGAGTCGTTCAACGAGATGGTGCAAAGCCTGGCGCGTAGTCGGGCGGAAATCGAGGAGCACAACCGCACCCTCGAGGAACGGGTCCGGGCACGAACCGAGCGCCTGGAAGCGATGAACCGCGACCTGATGGAAGCCAAGACGGCGGCCGAGGCGGGCAACCGTGCCAAGTCGGAGTTCCTTGCCAACGTCAGTCACGAGATCCGCACGCCGATGAACGGCGTCATGGGCATGATCGACCTGCTGCTCGACACCCCGCTCAACGAGGAGCAGCACGAGTATGCCGCCACGGTCAGAGAGAGCGCCTCCACGCTTCTCGAGATCATCAACGACATCCTCGATTTCTCGAAGATCGAAGCCGGCCGTTTCGAGCTCGATGTGGGCGAGTTCGACCTGCGCCACGCTCTCGACGCGGTGACCAAACCGCTGGGAATCCGCGCGACGCAAAAGGGCCTGACGCTCACCTACGCTATCGGAGCGGATGTCCCCGAAGTCATAGTCGGCGACGGCCGCCGCCTGCAGCAGGTCCTGATCAACCTCGTCGGCAACGCCATCAAGTTCACCGACCGCGGCTCCGTATCCATCGAAGTCGAGAACGCATCGCCGGCGGCCAACGACGAGATCGATCTGCATTTCACCGTCCGCGACACCGGCATCGGCATCCCGCGCGACAAACAACTGAGCATCTTCAACGCCTTCGAGCAGGCGGACAACTCCCTGACGCGCAACTACGGCGGCACCGGGCTCGGACTGGCGATCTCGGCCAAGCTGGTGGACCTGATGGGCGGCAGGATGTGGGTCGAGAGCGATCTGGGCCGCGGCAGCGCCTTCCATTTCGCCGCGAAGCTGCGTAAGGCCACGGCCGTTCGCAAGCCGGCTCCGGCCGTCGTCGCACCGCCGTCGCCGACCGCGGTGGCGCCGGCCACAAGGGCCCTGCACGTCCTCGTGGCGGAGGACAACGCGATCAATCAGAAGCTGATCGTCCGCGTGCTCGAGAAGCTCGGTCATACTGCCGTGGTCGCCGCGGACGGCAACGCGGCCCTTGCGGCGCTCGACCGGGAGCGCTTCGACCTGGCACTCATGGACGTGCAGATGCCGCGTCTGGGCGGCTTCGAAGCCACGGCGGCAATCCGCGAACGCGAGAAGGCTACGGGCGCGCACCTGCCGATTGTCGCCCTCACCGCGCACGCCGTTAAGGGCGACGAGCAACGTTGCCTGGCAGCGGGAATGGACGCCTACCTCTCCAAGCCGGTCGAAGCCGCCGCACTGGCGGCAACCATGGAACGGCTGATGGAAGAGCACGCCGCCCGTGCCGAAAGCGCCCTCGCGCGCGAACCGGCCGTGTCGAAGATACGCGACGTCTCGCAAACACCCCGTTGA
- a CDS encoding molybdopterin-dependent oxidoreductase: MTQPPPPQPISRRDFLRLGGGAGLSLALLRLGSSPRPAHAGEALPRAAASAAPAYDAWEDVYRDQWRWDRVTWGSHTNQCFPGGCSFRVFSRDGVVWREEQTASTAASGPGYPDFNPQGCQKGCGFHHALASPDRVLYPMRRLGARGEGRWQRISWDDALTRIADAILDAHRKEGPQSVIVDAPHIHAGSVALSGIQRLAYEIGALTTDLNVAIGDDLKGILHTFGTMQLGYSADNFQDAELIVLTNSNLSYTGTPMYHFLTEARYNGSEIVLLAPDYNATALAADVHVPLGPGTDAAFWLGICQAILAEGLLDAPFVREQTDLALLVRGDTGRYLRAEDVDGGREDQLYFYDEIVRRIVPAPRGTLRFEGRQALEGRYTATLSDGRQVEVRPVLARLREKLDREYTPEQAAAICGVAPDTIRSLARKLARKRTCCYIGFTSAKQFHGDLHERSLLLAMALTGNWGKPGTGFNCFLLSIEHVVALMDMERPVSRGGLLPMLFSALRLKARMWWEDRDVTDAVVRTEMMTRETKRLGVVPPVFFFYNHAGYAKLWDRPGWGDPAFRRTFGEALRESVARGWWDAQTARPGPDQPPRVLMLMAHNPLRRERSGRSLYVEELFPKLDLIFAVETRMSSSAAFADVVLPAAWYYEKEDTTITFGMNRCMALIEQAVAPRGEAKPEWEIFAALARKIRERAAARGLVSYRDAAGEERRYDALDDRFTMHGRLETHTDVVREYMAINDAVGLFGDDGGYEALMERGQLPFVKLGNGAGVLAATEIEPGKPYYSLRRHLEHGEPYATYARRAQFYIDHEWYLEAGEALPTYKETPPIGGRHPFRLVSGHVRGSIHSMHIAVPEFLRLHRGQPVLFVNDGVAAARGVRDGDTVRLFNDVDAAELMVATSSAVGPDQVVVYMWESFQFAGWRSHDALLVGMPKGLHMAGGYGQLRHVFASGTPTPASDRGLRVDFVKVADGPQPAAGVDA, translated from the coding sequence ATGACGCAGCCGCCACCTCCTCAGCCGATCTCCCGTCGCGACTTCCTCCGACTCGGCGGCGGTGCGGGCCTGTCCCTGGCCTTGCTCCGGCTCGGAAGCTCTCCGCGTCCGGCCCATGCCGGAGAGGCTCTTCCGCGTGCGGCGGCGAGCGCGGCACCCGCCTACGACGCCTGGGAGGACGTCTACCGCGACCAGTGGCGCTGGGACCGTGTCACCTGGGGCTCGCACACCAACCAGTGCTTTCCCGGCGGCTGTTCGTTCCGGGTGTTCTCCCGTGACGGGGTCGTCTGGCGCGAGGAGCAGACCGCCAGCACCGCGGCGTCCGGGCCCGGATATCCCGACTTCAATCCGCAGGGCTGCCAGAAAGGCTGCGGTTTTCATCATGCCCTGGCGAGTCCGGACCGCGTACTTTACCCGATGCGGCGCCTCGGCGCCCGCGGCGAGGGACGCTGGCAGCGCATCTCGTGGGACGATGCCCTGACCCGGATCGCCGACGCGATACTCGACGCTCACCGGAAGGAGGGACCGCAGAGCGTCATCGTCGACGCCCCGCACATCCACGCCGGCTCGGTCGCGCTGTCGGGAATTCAACGACTGGCCTACGAGATCGGAGCGCTGACCACCGACCTCAACGTCGCCATCGGCGACGATCTCAAGGGGATCCTCCACACCTTCGGCACGATGCAGTTGGGTTACTCGGCGGACAACTTCCAGGACGCCGAACTGATCGTGCTCACCAACTCCAACCTCTCCTACACCGGCACGCCGATGTACCACTTCCTCACCGAGGCGCGGTACAACGGCAGCGAGATCGTCCTGCTGGCGCCCGACTACAACGCTACGGCGCTCGCCGCCGATGTCCATGTCCCGCTCGGGCCCGGCACCGACGCGGCCTTCTGGCTCGGCATCTGTCAGGCGATTCTCGCCGAAGGTCTTCTCGACGCCCCCTTCGTACGCGAGCAGACCGACCTGGCCCTGCTCGTCCGCGGCGACACCGGCCGCTACCTGCGCGCCGAGGACGTCGACGGCGGCCGCGAAGACCAGCTCTATTTTTACGACGAAATCGTCCGGCGCATCGTGCCAGCGCCGCGCGGCACCCTGCGATTCGAGGGGCGCCAGGCTCTCGAAGGCCGGTACACGGCGACCCTGTCGGACGGGCGGCAGGTGGAAGTGCGCCCCGTGCTCGCGCGGCTTCGCGAGAAGCTCGACCGCGAGTACACGCCCGAGCAGGCGGCGGCAATCTGCGGCGTAGCGCCCGACACGATCCGGTCGCTGGCGCGCAAGCTCGCCCGCAAGCGCACGTGCTGTTACATCGGCTTCACTTCGGCCAAGCAGTTTCACGGGGATCTGCACGAGCGCAGCCTCCTGCTCGCGATGGCTCTCACCGGCAACTGGGGCAAACCGGGCACCGGCTTCAACTGCTTTCTGCTGTCGATCGAGCACGTGGTGGCGTTGATGGACATGGAACGTCCCGTCAGTCGCGGCGGCCTGCTGCCGATGCTCTTCTCCGCCCTGCGTTTGAAGGCCCGGATGTGGTGGGAGGACCGGGACGTCACCGACGCGGTCGTGCGGACCGAAATGATGACCCGGGAGACCAAACGGCTCGGCGTCGTTCCGCCCGTGTTCTTCTTTTACAACCACGCCGGCTACGCGAAGCTCTGGGACCGGCCCGGGTGGGGAGATCCGGCTTTCCGGCGGACCTTCGGCGAGGCGCTGCGCGAGTCGGTGGCGCGCGGGTGGTGGGACGCGCAAACCGCGCGGCCCGGACCGGATCAACCGCCCCGAGTGCTGATGCTGATGGCGCACAATCCGCTGCGGCGCGAGCGCAGCGGGCGCAGCCTGTACGTCGAGGAGCTGTTCCCGAAGCTCGACCTGATCTTCGCGGTCGAGACGCGCATGTCGTCGTCGGCGGCCTTTGCCGACGTCGTGCTGCCGGCGGCCTGGTATTACGAAAAGGAAGACACCACGATCACCTTCGGCATGAACCGCTGCATGGCGCTGATTGAGCAGGCGGTAGCGCCGCGCGGCGAGGCCAAGCCGGAATGGGAGATCTTCGCGGCGTTGGCGCGCAAGATTCGCGAACGGGCCGCCGCTCGTGGCCTGGTTTCCTACCGCGATGCCGCCGGCGAGGAGCGTCGCTACGACGCGCTCGACGACCGTTTCACCATGCACGGCCGCCTCGAAACCCACACGGACGTGGTCCGCGAGTACATGGCCATTAACGATGCGGTGGGCTTGTTCGGAGACGACGGCGGCTACGAGGCGCTAATGGAACGGGGACAACTGCCGTTTGTGAAATTGGGCAACGGCGCCGGGGTTCTCGCGGCGACGGAAATAGAGCCCGGCAAGCCGTACTACAGCCTGCGCCGTCATTTGGAACACGGGGAGCCTTACGCCACCTACGCGCGCCGCGCCCAGTTCTACATCGATCACGAGTGGTATCTCGAAGCCGGGGAGGCGCTGCCGACGTACAAGGAGACGCCGCCGATCGGCGGCCGGCATCCGTTCCGCCTCGTCAGCGGGCACGTCCGCGGCAGCATTCACTCGATGCACATTGCGGTGCCGGAATTCCTGCGCCTGCACCGTGGCCAGCCCGTGCTCTTCGTCAACGACGGCGTGGCCGCCGCGCGCGGCGTGCGCGACGGCGATACGGTGCGCCTGTTCAACGACGTCGATGCCGCCGAGTTGATGGTCGCCACTTCGTCCGCCGTAGGACCCGATCAGGTGGTGGTCTACATGTGGGAGTCGTTCCAGTTCGCCGGCTGGCGGTCGCACGACGCGTTGCTGGTCGGCATGCCCAAGGGCCTGCATATGGCGGGCGGCTACGGTCAGCTCCGGCACGTCTTCGCCAGCGGCACGCCAACGCCGGCGAGCGACCGCGGCCTGCGGGTCGATTTCGTGAAGGTGGCCGACGGACCACAGCCGGCGGCCGGAGTCGATGCATGA
- a CDS encoding respiratory nitrate reductase subunit beta codes for MKGGATKADLMASRRQLAAVIDLGKCMGCQTCVMACKSLWTQRPGTEHMRWMSVATCPGRGYPRDFESKGGGFEPDGSPRRGELTTLVDCGDVFQFNHDEVLYAGGGQSVRLEPRSAQGGAPAWGYNWDEDQASGAWPNPYFFYMPRLCNHCTKPACVDACTRNAIYKRDDGIVAIDQERCAGHRHCVEACPYKMIAYNPVTSTSEKCIGCFPRVEAGIAPACHRQCPGRTRAYGYLDDQTGQVFQLVKQWKVALPLHPEYGTQPNVYYVPPLSPLAYDEHGRLTETPRIPAEVLERYFGPEVHRALATLRAERAKRMRKEPSALMDILISRVWRDRFGGFTRDPAETSPGRPVEKTGVES; via the coding sequence ATGAAGGGCGGCGCGACCAAGGCCGATCTGATGGCATCGCGCCGACAGCTCGCCGCGGTCATCGACCTCGGCAAGTGCATGGGCTGCCAGACCTGCGTCATGGCGTGCAAGAGCCTGTGGACCCAGCGGCCCGGCACGGAGCACATGCGCTGGATGAGTGTCGCCACGTGTCCCGGCCGCGGTTATCCCCGCGATTTCGAAAGCAAGGGTGGCGGTTTCGAACCTGACGGCAGTCCGCGACGAGGCGAGTTGACCACCCTCGTCGACTGCGGCGACGTTTTCCAGTTCAACCACGACGAAGTCCTGTACGCCGGCGGCGGCCAGAGCGTACGGCTCGAGCCGCGCAGCGCCCAGGGCGGAGCACCCGCGTGGGGCTACAATTGGGACGAGGACCAGGCGTCGGGGGCATGGCCGAACCCGTATTTCTTTTACATGCCGCGCCTGTGCAATCACTGTACGAAGCCGGCGTGCGTCGACGCCTGCACGCGCAATGCGATTTACAAACGCGACGACGGCATTGTCGCGATCGACCAGGAGCGCTGCGCGGGGCACCGGCACTGCGTCGAAGCGTGCCCGTACAAGATGATTGCCTATAACCCGGTGACGTCCACGAGCGAGAAGTGCATCGGCTGCTTCCCGCGCGTCGAGGCGGGCATCGCTCCGGCCTGCCACCGTCAGTGCCCGGGACGAACCCGCGCCTACGGCTACCTCGACGATCAGACGGGTCAGGTCTTTCAGCTCGTCAAGCAGTGGAAGGTCGCCCTGCCGTTGCACCCCGAGTACGGTACGCAGCCGAACGTATACTACGTGCCGCCACTATCGCCGCTGGCTTACGACGAACACGGCCGTCTCACCGAGACCCCGCGCATTCCGGCCGAGGTGCTGGAGCGGTACTTCGGACCGGAGGTACACCGGGCGCTGGCGACCCTGCGGGCCGAGCGTGCCAAGCGTATGCGTAAGGAGCCGTCGGCGCTCATGGACATCCTCATCAGCCGCGTCTGGCGCGACCGCTTCGGCGGCTTCACCCGGGACCCGGCCGAGACGAGTCCGGGAAGGCCGGTCGAGAAGACGGGAGTGGAGTCGTGA
- a CDS encoding ethylbenzene dehydrogenase-related protein — translation MSGSVRAHRVTGGGTGLLDPAAPHWGSCSPLLVTLTPAPVALVSAVSPYVAASTGHGRVPQVEARAAHDGAGLWLRLAWPDSTCDDHVSDLDRFADAAAVLFPLAAGADPFLMGSPGKPVNAWLWRADTATPFDVIAEGYGTSRRRPATVSGLAVRAQHDGRGWTVVFQRPLTPRSSGCVALAPDAKSAVAFAVWDGSERDRSAQKAVSTGLLPLEIDA, via the coding sequence GTGAGCGGCAGTGTGCGAGCGCATCGAGTGACCGGCGGCGGCACTGGATTGCTCGACCCGGCAGCGCCGCATTGGGGTTCGTGTTCGCCGTTGCTCGTGACGCTGACGCCGGCGCCGGTGGCACTGGTAAGCGCCGTCTCGCCGTACGTCGCCGCGAGCACCGGCCACGGGCGGGTGCCGCAGGTGGAGGCCCGTGCTGCCCACGACGGGGCGGGGCTGTGGCTGCGGCTGGCCTGGCCCGACAGCACGTGCGACGACCATGTGAGCGACCTGGACCGTTTTGCCGACGCGGCAGCGGTGCTGTTTCCGCTTGCCGCCGGCGCCGATCCGTTTCTCATGGGATCGCCGGGAAAACCAGTCAATGCCTGGCTCTGGCGGGCCGACACCGCGACGCCTTTCGACGTCATTGCCGAGGGTTACGGGACCAGTCGCCGGCGCCCGGCGACGGTGAGCGGTCTGGCCGTGCGGGCACAGCACGACGGCCGGGGCTGGACAGTGGTGTTCCAGCGTCCCCTTACGCCGCGATCGTCCGGCTGCGTCGCGCTTGCCCCGGATGCAAAGTCGGCGGTGGCGTTCGCCGTCTGGGACGGCAGCGAGCGCGACCGCTCGGCCCAAAAAGCCGTCTCGACCGGGCTCCTCCCGCTGGAGATCGACGCTTAG